The following are encoded in a window of Syntrophorhabdaceae bacterium genomic DNA:
- a CDS encoding SPFH domain-containing protein gives MFSIPILFIVVIVVFFLFSAIKILNEYERGVIFRLGRVLGVPKGPGLIILIPIIDRMVKVSLRTVVLDIPPQDVITRDNVSIKVNAVVYFRVVDPLKAIIDVENFLYATSQLSQTTLRSVLGQAELDDLLSHREQLNERLQEILDTHTEPWGIKVSNVEVKNVDLPQEMQRAIARQAEAERERRAKVISAEGEFQAATKLSQASEILSQNPMSLQLRYLQTLIEISTEKNSTIIFPLPIDLIKMFMDKLSK, from the coding sequence ATGTTTTCGATTCCGATCCTGTTTATCGTCGTAATTGTCGTATTTTTTCTTTTCAGCGCGATCAAGATACTCAACGAGTATGAAAGGGGCGTCATCTTCAGGCTCGGCAGGGTGCTCGGCGTGCCGAAAGGACCGGGTCTCATCATACTTATTCCCATCATCGACCGCATGGTCAAGGTGAGCCTGCGCACCGTTGTCCTCGACATACCCCCGCAGGATGTCATCACTCGCGATAATGTCTCCATCAAGGTGAACGCCGTCGTCTACTTCCGCGTTGTAGACCCGTTGAAAGCGATCATCGACGTGGAAAACTTCCTCTACGCGACAAGCCAGCTCTCCCAGACCACGTTAAGAAGCGTTCTCGGACAGGCCGAACTGGACGATCTGCTTTCACACAGGGAGCAATTGAACGAAAGGCTTCAGGAGATCCTCGACACGCATACAGAGCCATGGGGCATAAAGGTGTCAAACGTGGAGGTAAAGAACGTCGACCTTCCTCAGGAGATGCAGAGGGCCATTGCACGCCAGGCAGAGGCGGAGAGGGAGAGAAGGGCGAAGGTTATCAGTGCCGAAGGTGAATTCCAGGCGGCCACAAAGCTCTCGCAGGCGTCGGAGATCCTTTCACAGAACCCGATGTCGCTGCAGTTGAGGTATCTGCAGACACTGATAGAGATATCAACGGAGAAGAACTCTACCATAATTTTCCCGTTGCCCATAGACCTCATAAAAATGTTCATGGACAAACTGAGCAAATAA
- a CDS encoding D-alanyl-D-alanine carboxypeptidase, producing the protein MRKLFVFVLVMSLCLINLTAYAAAKNAAHKKTAARQSKEAVPPCRSFIVVEANGGKMIDGSNINERRAPASITKLMVAYVVMGKLATGEVKLTDKVTISKEASKIGGSQVYLKEGEVFALEDLMKAMMVASGNDAAYAISEHVAGSKDGMVQLMNAQAKMLGLADTEFHTVHGLPPSEGGKEDQTSCSDLAVLARELLKSPKILEWTSIQRDTFRAGKFTLTNTNKLLGRFQGADGLKTGYYSRTGFNLVATAKRGDMRFIAVIMGSPTGKIRDSLAMEKLQKAFAQYKMVNVVKKGEVIEQDVFLVDGKYPKMKGVTEKSFLYAVAVEKKGAITREILLPERVKGEIREGQRLGELVIKFDGQVIGKVNIVSPVHVPKANLFTRFIRRLGLNI; encoded by the coding sequence ATGAGAAAACTGTTCGTATTTGTTTTGGTGATGTCATTGTGCCTCATCAATCTCACGGCATATGCCGCGGCCAAGAATGCCGCCCACAAGAAGACCGCCGCCCGGCAGAGCAAGGAGGCCGTGCCTCCCTGCAGGTCCTTTATCGTCGTCGAGGCCAACGGGGGCAAGATGATCGACGGCAGCAACATCAATGAAAGGCGGGCTCCGGCAAGCATAACAAAGCTCATGGTGGCCTACGTGGTCATGGGAAAACTCGCCACGGGGGAGGTCAAACTTACCGACAAGGTGACCATTTCGAAGGAAGCGTCAAAGATCGGCGGAAGCCAGGTCTATCTCAAAGAGGGTGAGGTCTTTGCCCTTGAGGACCTCATGAAGGCAATGATGGTCGCCTCCGGCAATGATGCCGCCTATGCGATCAGCGAGCATGTGGCCGGCAGCAAAGACGGGATGGTGCAGTTGATGAACGCCCAGGCCAAGATGCTCGGGCTTGCCGATACGGAGTTTCATACCGTTCATGGCCTCCCTCCGTCAGAGGGCGGAAAGGAAGACCAGACCTCCTGCAGCGACCTTGCCGTTTTGGCCCGGGAGCTCCTTAAGAGCCCAAAGATCCTTGAATGGACATCCATCCAGAGGGATACCTTCAGGGCCGGCAAATTCACCCTGACCAACACGAATAAGCTCCTCGGCAGGTTTCAGGGAGCGGACGGCCTCAAGACGGGATATTACTCGCGGACCGGGTTTAATCTTGTCGCCACCGCCAAACGGGGGGATATGAGATTCATCGCCGTCATCATGGGAAGTCCCACGGGGAAGATACGCGACTCTCTGGCGATGGAAAAGTTGCAAAAGGCCTTTGCGCAGTATAAAATGGTGAACGTTGTCAAGAAGGGAGAGGTGATCGAGCAGGACGTCTTTCTCGTCGACGGTAAATACCCAAAGATGAAAGGAGTGACTGAGAAGAGTTTCCTTTACGCGGTGGCTGTTGAAAAAAAGGGTGCAATCACAAGGGAGATTCTCCTGCCCGAGCGGGTGAAGGGGGAGATAAGGGAAGGGCAGAGGCTGGGAGAGTTGGTGATCAAGTTTGACGGTCAGGTGATCGGCAAGGTCAACATCGTATCCCCCGTGCACGTGCCCAAAGCGAATCTCTTCACGAGATTCATCAGGAGACTCGGTCTCAACATCTAA
- the coaBC gene encoding bifunctional phosphopantothenoylcysteine decarboxylase/phosphopantothenate--cysteine ligase CoaBC, with product MDTQFSMLRNKEIIVGITGGIAAYKTAELIRLLTRRGANVHVVMTKNAMQFVTPLTFQTLSGNPVIHEMFELFRGSKIGHIALSDIADLLVISPATANIIGKIANGIADDFLTTMVMATTVPVFFVPSMNTKMWSSKMVQANLQKLKEAGYELMEPASGDLACGTEGKGRLPGIEEIVERIEDIFTEKDLRSERIMVTAGPTTEYIDPVRCITNRSSGKMGYALAKMARRRGAEVLLITGETSIPVPRMDIRVESVVTACEMRDAVMEYHKDCTVIIKAAAVADFRCRNENCQKIKKKGDVDLMTLELEKNPDIIAELCRVKGDRIVVGFAAETENIIEHALGKLKRKDLDLIVANNVAQQGIGFGSEENEVTIIDRSGATKQVPRLSKDEIAHIILDSVKKLIKKRRKSGEGRS from the coding sequence ATGGACACACAATTCAGCATGCTTCGCAACAAAGAGATAATTGTCGGGATTACAGGCGGCATCGCGGCCTACAAGACGGCTGAGCTTATCAGGCTCCTCACCAGGCGCGGTGCCAATGTCCATGTGGTCATGACGAAGAACGCCATGCAGTTCGTCACGCCGCTGACTTTCCAGACGTTGTCCGGGAATCCCGTTATCCATGAGATGTTCGAGCTTTTCCGGGGCTCCAAGATAGGACATATTGCCCTGTCCGACATAGCCGATCTTCTCGTCATATCCCCTGCAACGGCCAATATCATCGGGAAGATAGCGAACGGGATAGCGGACGATTTCCTGACCACCATGGTCATGGCGACGACGGTGCCTGTCTTTTTCGTTCCCTCCATGAACACCAAGATGTGGTCAAGCAAGATGGTCCAGGCGAATCTCCAGAAGCTAAAGGAAGCCGGTTATGAGCTCATGGAGCCTGCAAGCGGCGATCTCGCCTGCGGTACCGAAGGCAAGGGACGTCTTCCGGGCATAGAAGAGATCGTAGAAAGGATAGAGGACATTTTCACGGAAAAAGACCTCCGTTCGGAACGTATCATGGTTACCGCGGGACCGACCACCGAGTACATCGACCCCGTGCGCTGCATAACCAACAGGTCATCGGGGAAGATGGGCTATGCCCTCGCAAAGATGGCGCGCCGCCGCGGAGCCGAAGTGCTTCTCATCACCGGGGAGACCTCGATACCCGTGCCGCGCATGGACATCAGGGTGGAGAGTGTCGTAACGGCCTGCGAGATGAGAGACGCTGTCATGGAATATCACAAGGACTGCACGGTGATCATCAAGGCAGCCGCCGTTGCAGACTTCAGATGCAGGAATGAGAATTGCCAGAAGATAAAGAAAAAGGGTGATGTCGATCTTATGACACTGGAACTCGAAAAGAATCCCGATATCATCGCCGAACTTTGCAGGGTGAAAGGCGACAGGATCGTGGTGGGTTTTGCCGCCGAGACGGAGAATATCATCGAGCATGCCCTCGGCAAGCTCAAGAGAAAGGACCTCGATCTCATTGTGGCGAATAATGTTGCCCAGCAGGGCATCGGTTTCGGGTCCGAAGAAAATGAAGTGACGATCATCGACCGTTCCGGTGCCACCAAGCAGGTGCCGCGGTTGAGCAAGGACGAGATTGCCCATATTATCCTCGATTCGGTGAAGAAACTCATTAAAAAGCGCCGCAAGTCCGGGGAAGGTCGTTCCTGA
- a CDS encoding trypsin-like peptidase domain-containing protein, giving the protein MKRRRAKALCLPVALLFFSGVFLVVSGVACGQARPQVDQDDRIADVVETASRAIVNIKTEELFKTESEEKKSSSLFKRYFSGDDQVEELVENIGSGVVLDPAGIIVTNEHLIARAINIRVKFINGKEYEAYVLGSDPEYDIALLKIVSDRTDFPHLTIKQRKIRVGERAIVIGNPYGLSSSVSLGVVSALGRNLRIDNKVYADLIQTDAAINPGNSGGALLGTDGAPMGIVTAIYGEGKGIGFAIPMDDVMTILSEFTESKLTRPILGLFIERHKEDKRHYLLVNRIIPGSPAAKYGFKAGDRITEINKRVIRESLKLQVAIRSVKSKATLRLRLTRAGKKYTVNIDVSDIEEYMPQPVDKVLCGMKVSDISGYPKLKYRLRDRDGVVVVKVLPGGIAMKSGLKKGDVIVKINNNPVKNNKDFDAFMIEGLTRNYILYQVKRDDSLFFVPVKLDTLL; this is encoded by the coding sequence GTGAAAAGAAGGAGAGCGAAGGCGTTGTGCCTGCCGGTCGCGCTTCTTTTCTTCAGCGGCGTCTTCCTTGTTGTCTCCGGGGTAGCCTGCGGGCAGGCCCGTCCTCAGGTTGATCAGGATGACAGGATAGCCGATGTGGTGGAGACGGCCAGCAGGGCCATAGTCAATATCAAGACAGAGGAGCTTTTCAAAACCGAATCGGAAGAAAAAAAGTCGTCGTCCCTGTTCAAAAGGTATTTTTCGGGCGACGATCAGGTGGAGGAACTTGTCGAGAACATCGGTTCCGGCGTGGTCCTCGATCCCGCAGGCATTATCGTCACCAATGAACACCTCATAGCCCGGGCCATAAATATCAGGGTGAAGTTCATCAACGGCAAGGAGTACGAAGCCTATGTCCTCGGGAGCGACCCGGAATATGATATCGCCCTCCTCAAGATTGTCTCGGACAGGACGGATTTCCCGCACCTTACGATAAAACAGAGGAAGATCCGCGTCGGCGAGAGGGCCATAGTCATAGGAAACCCCTATGGTCTTTCCAGTTCCGTTTCCCTGGGTGTCGTGAGTGCCCTGGGGCGAAACCTGAGAATAGACAACAAGGTCTATGCCGATCTCATCCAGACGGATGCGGCCATCAATCCCGGCAACAGCGGCGGTGCCCTCCTCGGCACCGACGGCGCCCCGATGGGCATAGTCACGGCAATTTACGGTGAAGGCAAGGGGATAGGGTTTGCCATCCCCATGGACGACGTGATGACCATCCTTTCGGAATTCACGGAGAGCAAGTTGACGCGTCCCATTCTCGGTCTTTTTATCGAGAGGCACAAGGAAGATAAAAGGCATTATCTTCTCGTCAACCGGATCATACCCGGAAGCCCCGCCGCGAAATACGGGTTCAAGGCGGGAGACAGGATCACGGAGATAAACAAGAGAGTGATCCGCGAATCCTTGAAGCTTCAGGTCGCCATCCGTTCCGTGAAGTCGAAGGCTACCCTCCGGCTGCGCCTGACCAGGGCAGGGAAAAAATACACTGTCAATATCGATGTTTCCGACATCGAGGAGTACATGCCGCAGCCCGTTGACAAAGTTCTGTGCGGCATGAAGGTTTCCGATATATCGGGGTACCCTAAATTGAAATACCGCCTTCGTGACAGGGACGGCGTCGTGGTAGTGAAGGTGCTTCCCGGCGGCATCGCCATGAAATCGGGCTTGAAGAAAGGCGACGTTATCGTTAAGATCAACAATAACCCGGTAAAGAACAACAAGGATTTCGACGCATTTATGATAGAAGGGCTCACGAGGAACTACATCCTCTACCAGGTAAAAAGGGACGACAGTCTCTTTTTCGTGCCGGTAAAGCTCGATACTCTCCTATAG
- a CDS encoding DUF1844 domain-containing protein, which yields MAELDDIKKQVKDEVGTCSAAEEHLFPDLNFSTFLLSLSTSAMVCLGELPDPISSEKNVNLSLAKQTITIIEILKEKTKGNLNAEEDRLIDGILYDLHIRYVKAAC from the coding sequence ATGGCAGAATTGGATGATATAAAGAAACAGGTGAAGGACGAGGTCGGCACGTGCAGTGCCGCGGAAGAGCATCTTTTTCCCGATTTGAACTTCTCCACGTTCCTGTTGTCGCTCTCGACATCGGCAATGGTGTGTCTCGGGGAGCTGCCGGATCCCATCAGCAGCGAAAAGAACGTCAACCTTTCCCTGGCAAAGCAGACGATCACGATCATAGAGATATTAAAGGAAAAGACGAAGGGCAACCTGAACGCGGAGGAGGATCGTCTCATCGACGGCATCCTTTATGACCTGCACATCCGCTACGTTAAAGCCGCCTGCTGA
- the purB gene encoding adenylosuccinate lyase gives MIERYTRERMARVWTDENKYRKWLDIEVLICEAYTKLGLIPEEDMKNIGEKANFDVARVLEIEERTRHDVVAFIENVAEYVGPSSKYIHMGVTSSDILDTSFSCLLNEAADILIEDIAALMEVLKEKAYACKDMPAIGRTHGIHAEPVTFGLKITHFYDEMKRNLERMKAAKERIRHGKISGAVGTYAHVPPFVEQHVCENLGLKVCPISSQIIPRDYYAEFFTTIALTGSTIERMSMEVRNLQRTEVGEAEEFFRKGQTGSSAMPHKRNPIASENLCGMARLLHGYAMTSMENIPLWHERDISHSSAERVIAPDATIALDYMLERVKNVFKNLIVYPEKMQKNLDITRGLYHSEAILIALIRKGLTRQEAYKATQGVAMRCYEGGLDFVTELKKDAELAKHLSAKEIEETCTNEHYFRHIDTIFKRIYE, from the coding sequence ATGATCGAACGGTATACGCGGGAGCGGATGGCTCGGGTTTGGACGGATGAGAACAAGTACAGGAAATGGCTCGATATAGAGGTTCTCATCTGCGAGGCGTACACGAAGCTTGGCCTCATCCCTGAAGAAGACATGAAGAACATCGGGGAGAAAGCGAACTTCGATGTTGCAAGGGTGCTCGAGATCGAAGAGCGGACCCGCCACGACGTAGTCGCCTTCATCGAGAACGTCGCCGAATATGTCGGACCCTCCTCCAAGTACATCCACATGGGCGTCACCTCATCGGACATCCTCGATACATCCTTTTCGTGCCTTCTCAACGAGGCGGCGGATATCCTCATCGAGGACATAGCCGCGCTCATGGAGGTTCTCAAGGAAAAGGCCTACGCCTGCAAGGACATGCCCGCCATCGGCAGAACCCATGGCATCCATGCCGAGCCGGTCACCTTCGGTCTCAAGATAACCCATTTCTACGACGAGATGAAACGGAACCTGGAGCGGATGAAGGCGGCAAAGGAGCGCATCCGCCATGGAAAGATATCGGGCGCCGTCGGCACCTACGCCCACGTCCCGCCCTTCGTGGAGCAGCACGTCTGCGAAAATCTGGGCCTTAAGGTGTGTCCCATATCGTCACAGATCATTCCCCGGGACTATTACGCGGAGTTTTTCACGACCATAGCACTCACGGGCTCCACCATCGAACGTATGTCCATGGAGGTCCGCAACCTTCAGCGTACCGAGGTGGGCGAGGCGGAGGAGTTCTTCCGAAAGGGACAGACGGGATCGTCGGCGATGCCGCACAAGAGAAACCCCATCGCATCAGAAAACCTCTGCGGAATGGCACGGCTCCTCCATGGCTACGCCATGACATCGATGGAGAACATCCCTCTCTGGCACGAGAGGGACATCAGCCACTCGTCGGCGGAAAGGGTCATTGCCCCTGACGCAACCATCGCCCTCGATTATATGCTCGAAAGGGTAAAGAACGTCTTCAAGAACCTCATCGTCTATCCCGAGAAGATGCAGAAGAACCTCGACATCACGCGGGGGCTCTATCACTCGGAAGCGATACTCATCGCCCTTATCAGGAAAGGGCTTACAAGGCAGGAAGCATACAAGGCCACCCAGGGCGTAGCCATGCGCTGTTATGAAGGCGGCCTTGATTTCGTTACAGAGCTGAAAAAGGATGCCGAACTGGCAAAGCACCTCTCCGCGAAAGAAATAGAAGAGACCTGCACCAACGAACATTACTTCCGCCACATCGACACGATATTCAAAAGAATATACGAGTAA